The Pectinophora gossypiella chromosome 15, ilPecGoss1.1, whole genome shotgun sequence genome segment tcatagaaaaacgtgataaaatatctgaaaaacgtgataaatacgTTTTTCTTCACTTGAATtcacaaataatttaaatagaaaaaagaaaaggttttccGTCAGTTCATCATCagctatctttatttagtaatcagattttttaaatttatttttgacctagggaACTACCTAattcttacttaattataaatatccTTGTAATGTATTACTACGCTATAGCATTGGGGTAAACCTGTAGTAGTTGTAAgtttggaaaataaataaattactaataaacataacagcatcacgcgTCTGTATTgacgaaagggtaggcagaggtttattaGAGGTGATTAGTATATACAACCActgctcgccagctatatttaagtcctatgtaacaGGGAGCGATGCTATCGACtgccattaaaatataaaatacgttGCCGCCGACATCAACGGTTAGGCATGCCTAGTATTGATATCAAAGTATTCTCTCATCTGTAAACGCAACCGTCCACCTCTAGTTTCAGTGAAACGACCAGACAGTAGGTATATGGTTTCATTTTTAATGAGGTCGTGCTCCGGACACTTTGTGCGACCCTTGCCCCGGGTTCTAAACGGGAGCTAGGCTATACCTAAGCTTTTATTGAAGATGCCTTTACACCTTGTTTCAGCAGGCATAAAGATTATAAACTAGGAAAATAGCATCGTGATGTTAGGTACAGCGATATTGCACTTTGTTGATTAAACATTAGGTACCATTTAAAGTACCCACTTGTTATAAGAAAGTCGTATAAAGCGTAGTCACAATTAGGACACTATGCCTCACAAAAGTTTCTTTAAAACGTCGAGTGTGTCCTCTATCTATATATGAATGGAATTATACCACATAGATGTACGAGAAATAAGAGAGATGATaagttaataaacaataaagaacaataaattaatgatgtacatacggtcacgagcattaacatgtatacactttggtaccatgtcacattaacttttttgacaaattgaactgtaagtctcactaaatgtcaaatatgttagtgcgtcagagtcctaaagtgggtacattatattgctcatgactgtacataacatCACACCTTTTTCCCGTTGTGGTAAGCAAAgaccataaaaaataaacaaacgaaagaatagaatagagaaTAGTGCAAACAGTATTCTAagttaaaaaaatcttaatgtaagtatgtatgtactacgaagactattcttttaaaaaaatataacatctcTTTGTTTCACGTAGGTAAAAACACAACAAATAGTACACTATTTCTTAAAGTTCTATGTGCCTAAATGTAATAAACTTTGCATGACTGTTTGCAACATTGGCGccataatagtatttttttgcgCGCACTATGTCTGTGCCTATATCTTACACCATCACAACATGTCAGAATGTTAACATCTAACTAGTTTACCTcacaaattataagtaaaaaatgattttatctTAGATAATTATGTGGACTAAGTCACAATACACAATACAATTATCACATAAAAACaatcaatatttattaaaataattaataaaataagtacaacaacataagctcacgactatttttccaattagggtagtcagaggttctGGCTACTCCtttatgatattatttaaataacttcGAAACAAATTTTATACCTAAAGCCTTCAAGTTCATGCCtcggttaaaaaaaaatacttattataaaaagcCAACAACTAAacctaagaaataaaaataatgaattataaaatcatacataacataaccctAAGAGTTTCCTATTAGAATGCAGTGTATGTAGTAGGTACAGCGCCACCTATTGAGTAGTAGCTAGTTCTAAATCATGCGTGTAGATGACTCGAGTGTGCACATGTGGGACATTTGATTCAATCTCCGATAACATCCGAGTGTATCCTTTTCGAATTCCATGAGTATTTTGTATTATTCTTTTACTTTTGAGTCGATGTATTATTAGTTGGTTGTATGTATCGATGTTTTCTCTTCTCAACCACTacttcaaaacaaaaaatatatcgaaTTCTGCATTATGTCTAGTTTTCAGAATATCGTTTTAGATTAGACTTAGAATAAAAACTAAAGTTTACATGGCAATAATCTTCTTACACACAAACATTTGAATGACAGAACGAAAATGAGGGCGTATACCAGAAATGCTCCGACAAACGTCAGAAATAACAAAGAAGAAATTCCAAAAACGAAAAGCTGTTGAAAAGTGCTGTCAGATACAAAATTTGGGATTACAAAAAAGCGGAACTTTTGGTGTTTACAATGACAAATCTACCGTGTGGGCGCGATTAGGGAGAGTGTACGAACAAGGGCAGACATGGTTAGGTGGAGGCTGTGCCTGGCGCTTGCCGTCATGCTGATGTTACCCACGAGGATCAGCTGCAAATCCGACGACGATGAGGAAGAAGAGTAAGTTACCCTAAGAATCACTACAACGAACAATCAACCCCAGCAACAACCCGAATATAACCCCAATAATACCACTAGCTTAGGTTAATGACACTGGCGATCCTCAGTGGGACCTGTGTAGGTATATCGCTCAGTGAATCGCAAAATTTTGGAGAAATATCTCACCCTATTTTATTAGCTCTACAGCCGTTTAAAAATACTACAAGATTCTTTTATGAAATGTGATGGACAAATAGAACTTCTGACATAAATAAGTGGATAAGCTTTCATTTTCTGAAAtgtgtatgtacataaattccataatatatattttgctGTTTGTGTGTCCAACTTATGGCTTAATTACCTATTGAAAAGGAACTTGCATcataaatcaaagataaattaatatcaaaaaACATTACATTCGCGCTGCAAGAGCGGTATACGGGTCGATCTGAATATTAGAATCTGTGAGCAAGATTATTGTCCTAAGAAACATTTATAATAACGAATTATTTTAACAACTAACTGATTATCAGACATCAGGTAAGATAGAATAGCTAGCAGATTCATATATTCGGGTCGGGCTGTGGAAAGAAGAAAATCGCTCTAACGGAACGCTTTTTCGGATTCTCACAGCAGTGACAGTAAAGAAGGTAACATTCGAACTTTGACGAAGGCATCGATCGGCAGGCGAGGTGAGGAGGGGGAGGAAGATGACGAcgacgatgatgatgacgacgaGGAAGAGGGGGATAAGATTGGAGGACAGGCTATATCGGCGGAGGGTAacgcggcagcggcggcggccgcTCGCCGCTCACCAGGGGTACTTGCCACGCCCAAGGCACTCGGTCTAGCCATCACCAGAACCGCCAAGAAACGTCCCCTCGAGTGCTACGTTTGTGCGTATAAGTCAGAGACGCCGCTCAGAGCATGCTTGGATCCGACAAAATTTAGGTGAGTCAAATTTTGCTTACATTTGTTCCTTTGTCAAAACCACGATGAAGACAGACGTCGTAGTCTGCATCTGTAGCGTAATATTTACttgttgatgatgataaaaatgaaaataaaaagaaaataaataaaatgatgtGTAGGCACCACACACGTTAAAGTCTCTGTAAGATTTAACCATTTGTTCTACGTTCAATTTAATACCAATAACGTATGTCTACGAGACACTACTGTTATAACTAACCTATCTACAGCTCTACCATGCTTGCAGAGATGAAGCCCAACCATGCATGCTCAACGAGGAGGTGTGTATAGGGAATCGAAGGTGAAGACCTTTTATGTTTCGTAGGTTTGCTGCCCACTGACTGAACGGTTTGAAGGCTTATACGGTACTGAGATTGGTTCTGTTGTTGCAGAGTACACACGATAACATGTCACAGCGTGGACGACAAGTGTTTCACATCAGTGATATCGAAGGGCGACTCGTACGAAGCTGTCGTGCGAGGCTGTCGATCTGGCTGCGTCGGCTCCCCGGAGACCACGTGTTGTGAGGTATACGCACcatttgcaaaaaaaatattaaagtgaAAAATCGATTACAGAAATCAAATTCACCTTCGCTTACACATAAATCACCATTTCTTAATATTTAGCTGTTTTAAATGAAAATGACACCTTACGGAAAAGCCTTTAAGTATATTCAAAACCAAAAAGATAACTTTTCTTGTGTTAAATATTAGTAAAGCCGTTGTCTATAATTGCTAAGAGAGCTGTAGAAATAGAGCTTGGGAACTATTTTTAATAGACTAAAAGAGTACAATGTACAAACTTATCTTTCGTATTATTGTTCTCTTTGTCAAGGAAGTCATCTCCATCTTTAccaaatttacatatttttttcagctAAACCGTTGCAACAACCAGGCGTTTGCGATGCCTCTCATCCAGCCGCGGTCAGCGCTAACCGAGAACAGACCTAGCAAGACGAACAAATGTTTACCGCCCAACGTGGTATTCTTCATAACCGTACTACTAGTGCTACAAACCGTGGTCAAAGTCGCGTTCGTGTAGTGAGCATTCAGAACCCATCCCAAGAGGAACTACGGCTACAAAGCACTGCAAGATGTCATCTTGGGAACGCTTTAAGGTTGAAAACTTTCTACCCATTATATCGCTTGACCCTGAAGCAAGTCTTTCACGTTTCAAATGATTGAGTTGTATAGTTTAGGATATATCTAATGATGATAGTGGTTTTATTTTTCCATTGTAAAAGATTTCAATGAGATTGAAATTTGTCATTTCAAAATTTTCGAAAACTATGACGGGATGGGTTCTGAGATCAGTAGTACGGAAAATGGACcgataataaaatgtatgtgtgaagtgaagaatatttgttttaaagtcattttttattgtttaattggtaaaatttattatattctttcgtaatctagtttttctttttaataaatgcgAGCTTATTATCTTATTGTAGTTTAGTACGTAAGTTCCGTTTATGGCAATTACTCATTTGTAATAAAGGAcacttataatattatcagcaCTCGTCACAGTATTTTCCAAGAACCTACAGCTAAAATGTTCCCCTAAAAATAGAGCTAATATACTCTCAGATTTATATTTCACATCTCATAAACCGCTGGCTTTCGGAGGGTTTGAGAGGGTCCTCTTAGAGGCCTTATGATTGAATCGCGACAAGGGAAGGGTCACTCGACCTCGCGGTCAAGCCTTTCCGCCCAATTGATCCTGCTTCCGCTCCGGAATAGAATGAATTATTCAAGATATGTGGAGAGGGCCTTTTTATTGAGGGAAATGTTTGGTTGCAGATGAATTAGCTAATGTCACGTCATGAATCATATTGCAGTAAAAAACTACCTGGCCTTAGCCACGACTTATCGTGACATCAACTCAGGTTAGTTTATAACTGGAGTCATTTAAAAAATTATTTGAGTCAAATGTTAACAATGATAACAAGATATTTACTAAGATTATTAGTTATCCCTTAACGAAGGTTATTGCTCTGTTCGGTAATTAATAGCAAATCAACAACTGTGTGTAGTGTCTCACTCTGTGTGACTGTTAGGATTCAAGCATTGCGGACCCACCATACCACTAGCCCTACCCCTGGTGGTAGGGTGGGTCCCAAACCATACCACCATAATGATGTGACAAAGTACTCGTATGGTTATTTATCTATGATTCTGTCCCAAATACCTGGATGGAAACCATATAAAGTTCACAGTGATTATGAAATAGCGGCAATGAACACAATTT includes the following:
- the LOC126373366 gene encoding uncharacterized protein LOC126373366 isoform X1 translates to MVRWRLCLALAVMLMLPTRISCKSDDDEEEDSDSKEGNIRTLTKASIGRRGEEGEEDDDDDDDDDEEEGDKIGGQAISAEGNAAAAAAARRSPGVLATPKALGLAITRTAKKRPLECYVCAYKSETPLRACLDPTKFRVHTITCHSVDDKCFTSVISKGDSYEAVVRGCRSGCVGSPETTCCELNRCNNQAFAMPLIQPRSALTENRPSKTNKCLPPNVVFFITVLLVLQTVVKVAFV
- the LOC126373366 gene encoding uncharacterized protein LOC126373366 isoform X2, coding for MVRWRLCLALAVMLMLPTRISCKSDDDEEEERGEEGEEDDDDDDDDDEEEGDKIGGQAISAEGNAAAAAAARRSPGVLATPKALGLAITRTAKKRPLECYVCAYKSETPLRACLDPTKFRVHTITCHSVDDKCFTSVISKGDSYEAVVRGCRSGCVGSPETTCCELNRCNNQAFAMPLIQPRSALTENRPSKTNKCLPPNVVFFITVLLVLQTVVKVAFV